In one window of Azotobacter salinestris DNA:
- a CDS encoding FeoC-like transcriptional regulator: MILSEIGQYLRLHGRASLRDLATATGSTPEAVEAMLATLERKGRVRRLPAGSTCGSSCCQCDPGTLVLYEWTGDS; encoded by the coding sequence ATGATCCTGTCGGAGATCGGCCAGTACCTGCGACTGCACGGCCGGGCCAGCCTGCGCGATCTGGCGACGGCCACCGGCAGCACGCCGGAGGCGGTCGAGGCCATGCTCGCCACCCTGGAGCGCAAGGGCCGCGTGCGCCGCCTGCCCGCCGGCTCCACTTGTGGATCGTCCTGCTGCCAGTGTGATCCGGGCACGCTCGTGCTCTACGAGTGGACCGGCGACTCCTGA
- a CDS encoding DUF2946 family protein: protein MDLPRAHRSLIAWMLYFSVLLGALHCSLGHGQMVGFMPAGVEGSCASEGHAGPMSHGDEEDSTQMPAFFKCPLCSCLALVDLALLFVLGAWLRPLHTWRRGRARRGKAPPRQHWPPANPRAP from the coding sequence ATGGACCTCCCGCGCGCCCACCGCTCGCTGATCGCCTGGATGCTGTATTTCAGCGTCCTGCTCGGCGCGTTGCATTGCAGCCTCGGTCATGGACAGATGGTCGGCTTCATGCCGGCCGGGGTGGAGGGCTCCTGTGCGAGCGAAGGGCATGCCGGACCGATGTCCCATGGCGATGAGGAGGATTCGACGCAGATGCCGGCCTTCTTCAAATGCCCGCTCTGCAGCTGCCTCGCCCTCGTCGATCTGGCCCTGCTGTTCGTCCTCGGCGCCTGGCTGCGCCCGCTGCACACCTGGCGTCGCGGTCGGGCCCGGCGCGGCAAGGCGCCGCCCCGCCAGCACTGGCCTCCGGCCAATCCCCGCGCGCCCTGA
- a CDS encoding FeoA family protein: MLLRDLHVGERARVLGFAEGGSAYRRKLLSMGLTPGAEISITRVAPMGDPVEIRVRGFALSLRRDEADALSVERL, encoded by the coding sequence ATGCTGCTCAGGGATCTTCACGTCGGCGAGCGCGCCAGGGTCCTCGGCTTCGCCGAGGGCGGCAGCGCCTACCGCCGCAAGCTGCTGTCGATGGGCCTCACGCCAGGTGCGGAAATCAGCATCACACGGGTGGCGCCGATGGGCGATCCGGTGGAAATCCGTGTGCGCGGCTTCGCCCTGTCGCTGCGCCGGGACGAGGCCGACGCGCTCTCGGTGGAGCGGCTATGA
- a CDS encoding diguanylate cyclase — MHSPESTPEETGRGPGTACDCSRAASLEIILDSIDAIVYVADMHSHDLLFLNSYGRQYYGNPGGMKCWQVMQAGQSGPCDFCSNPYLLDGNGEPAGVHVWEIRNTRTGRWYECRDRARYWADGRLVRIEIATDITERKRIEAELAEAKHQAEALAQIDELTGLNNRRAFFQLGLQAFRQAARAASPIAVIMFDLDHFKQINDVHGHLVGDKVLVAVADSMRAQVREADIAGRLGGEEFALILPETSLPEALTVAERLRGAIAATSLAHGAGRHPLHLQLRRRRLRERFAGPRTHAQPGGCGALQGQAQRTQPGGAHPLKALLLRRPAGPHRALPPAAVATPSCSRRMG, encoded by the coding sequence ATGCATTCGCCAGAAAGCACCCCAGAAGAAACCGGTCGCGGGCCAGGGACGGCCTGCGACTGCAGCCGGGCCGCCAGCCTCGAGATCATCCTCGACAGCATCGACGCCATCGTCTATGTGGCGGACATGCACAGCCATGACCTGCTGTTTCTCAACAGCTACGGACGCCAGTACTACGGCAATCCCGGAGGGATGAAGTGCTGGCAGGTGATGCAGGCCGGACAGTCCGGCCCCTGCGACTTCTGCAGCAACCCCTATCTGCTCGACGGCAACGGCGAGCCGGCCGGCGTCCACGTCTGGGAGATCCGCAACACCCGTACCGGCCGCTGGTACGAATGCCGCGACCGGGCGCGCTACTGGGCGGACGGCCGCCTGGTGCGCATCGAGATCGCCACCGACATCACCGAGCGCAAGCGCATCGAGGCGGAGCTCGCCGAGGCCAAGCACCAGGCCGAAGCCCTGGCGCAGATCGACGAGCTCACCGGCCTGAACAACCGCCGGGCGTTCTTCCAGCTGGGCCTGCAGGCCTTCAGGCAGGCCGCGCGTGCCGCCAGCCCCATCGCCGTGATCATGTTCGACCTCGATCATTTCAAGCAGATCAACGATGTCCATGGCCACCTCGTCGGCGACAAGGTGCTGGTCGCGGTGGCCGACAGCATGCGCGCGCAGGTGCGCGAGGCGGACATCGCCGGACGGCTCGGCGGCGAGGAATTCGCGCTGATCCTTCCGGAAACCTCCCTGCCCGAGGCGCTGACCGTCGCCGAACGGCTGCGCGGCGCCATCGCCGCCACCAGCCTCGCGCACGGCGCCGGTCGTCATCCGCTGCACCTCCAGCTTCGGCGTCGCCGTCTGCGAGAACGGTTCGCTGGACCTCGAACACATGCTCAGCCTGGCGGATGCGGAGCTCTACAAGGCCAAGCGCAACGGACGCAACCGGGTGGAGCACACCCGCTGAAGGCGCTGCTACTTCGCCGTCCTGCAGGTCCGCACAGGGCCTTGCCACCCGCAGCCGTGGCGACGCCCTCGTGTAGCCGTAGGATGGGTTGA
- a CDS encoding heavy-metal-associated domain-containing protein, translating into MSRIVSALPGRIRIRDRVLRDRARLARIEEALAGLEGVDSLQPNARAGSLVLHFDAARTAVEALEAKVDSIIDAELARPHAPRRRSLKMQINRGAKLGMLGSLAASLALAAAGKKGAHAVTGGLFVACLGVHLGVHRRSLVR; encoded by the coding sequence ATGAGTCGTATCGTTTCCGCGCTGCCCGGGCGCATCCGCATCCGTGACCGAGTGCTGCGGGACCGGGCGCGCCTGGCCCGGATTGAGGAGGCCCTGGCCGGCCTCGAAGGCGTCGACAGCCTGCAGCCCAACGCCCGTGCCGGCAGCCTCGTCCTGCACTTCGATGCCGCGCGGACCGCGGTCGAGGCGCTGGAGGCGAAGGTCGACTCGATCATCGACGCCGAACTGGCCCGGCCCCACGCGCCGCGCCGGCGCTCGCTGAAGATGCAGATCAACCGCGGCGCCAAGCTCGGCATGCTGGGCAGCCTGGCCGCCTCGCTGGCGCTGGCCGCGGCCGGCAAGAAAGGCGCGCATGCCGTCACCGGCGGCCTGTTCGTGGCCTGCCTGGGCGTGCACCTGGGCGTGCATCGGCGCTCGCTGGTGCGCTGA
- a CDS encoding Dps family protein, producing the protein MENRKAKLPAIDIGIEAADREQIANGLSALLADSFALYLMTHNFHWNVTGPQFNTLHQMFMTQYTEQWDALDLIAERIRALGFPAPGTYAEFARLASIEEVKGVPKASEMVRHLVAAQEATARTARKLFPVVEKAGDQPTADLLTQRLEVHEKTAWMLRSLLEE; encoded by the coding sequence ATGGAAAACCGCAAAGCCAAGCTTCCCGCCATCGATATCGGCATCGAGGCCGCGGATCGCGAGCAGATCGCCAACGGCCTGTCGGCACTGCTCGCCGACAGCTTCGCGCTCTATCTGATGACCCACAACTTTCACTGGAACGTGACCGGCCCGCAGTTCAATACACTGCACCAGATGTTCATGACCCAGTACACCGAGCAATGGGATGCCCTCGACCTGATCGCCGAGCGCATCCGCGCGCTGGGCTTTCCGGCGCCGGGCACCTATGCGGAATTCGCCAGACTGGCTTCCATCGAGGAGGTGAAGGGGGTGCCGAAGGCGAGCGAGATGGTCCGTCATCTGGTCGCCGCCCAGGAAGCGACCGCCCGCACCGCCCGCAAGCTCTTCCCGGTGGTCGAGAAGGCCGGCGACCAGCCGACGGCCGATCTGCTCACCCAGCGGCTGGAGGTGCACGAGAAGACCGCCTGGATGCTGCGCAGTCTTCTGGAGGAGTAG
- a CDS encoding ion channel, with product MQPLFQHFIRLPSAGLLFIQLLGVLLYPLMEDTQIGPALLGAFGIVVLGAALRMVRRSAAVTWIALVLAVAILVLMLANTVVSAWEIKLSLALLESAFYFYAAGSLIFYMMEDQRATTDELFAAGATFTLLAWAFAYLFMACQLVAPDSFVGQVNPGATRSWMDLLFLSFTTLSGVGVGDILPLKPFSRALVMLEEFAGVMYFTLVVSRLIGLTILGARR from the coding sequence ATGCAGCCACTCTTCCAGCACTTCATCCGCCTGCCTTCCGCCGGACTGCTGTTCATCCAGCTGCTGGGCGTGCTGCTCTATCCGCTGATGGAGGACACCCAGATCGGACCGGCGCTGCTCGGGGCCTTCGGGATCGTCGTGCTGGGCGCGGCGCTGCGCATGGTGCGCCGCAGCGCCGCGGTGACCTGGATCGCCCTGGTGCTGGCCGTCGCCATCCTCGTCCTGATGCTGGCCAACACCGTGGTCTCCGCCTGGGAGATCAAGCTGAGCCTGGCCCTGCTGGAGAGCGCCTTCTATTTCTATGCGGCAGGCAGCCTGATCTTCTACATGATGGAGGACCAGCGGGCGACCACCGACGAGCTCTTCGCCGCCGGCGCGACCTTCACCCTGCTGGCCTGGGCCTTCGCCTACCTGTTCATGGCCTGCCAGCTCGTCGCCCCGGACAGCTTCGTCGGCCAGGTGAATCCCGGCGCGACGCGCAGCTGGATGGACCTGCTGTTCTTGAGCTTCACCACCCTCTCCGGGGTCGGCGTCGGCGACATCCTGCCGCTCAAGCCCTTTTCCCGCGCCCTGGTGATGCTCGAGGAATTCGCCGGAGTCATGTATTTCACCCTGGTGGTCTCGCGCCTGATCGGCCTGACGATCCTCGGCGCCAGGCGTTAG
- a CDS encoding heavy metal translocating P-type ATPase, translating to MDGDWFVRLQPLHQTLGRVRFRYRCRAGMPLDAHSIEYEVRTLKGVLQARANPAARSLVVEFEPGVTDPDSLAAAILALSPSGLPLPAANHRHSEAARLGAVAMSGATLLATSSLQPTLQAPVAFGAAVPLLGEAVDDFLEKGITSHVLEALAVGISIGRSDFLAANTTSFLLALGEYLEESIERRSDELLKHLLRPPGGEVWVERNGVETLIDAAEVQVGDSVIAATGTVIPVDGTVLGGEALVNEATMTGESVPVVRRRGDRVLSATLIEEGRLRIYAERVGRQAAAARIAEFVEQSLSVKSETQLEAARLADRLVPMVLGLAGATWLLTGDGQRVAAVLQADYSCALKLATPVAFKAAMYRAGQSAILIKSAKALERLARADTFVFDKTGTLTTGVLKVTDSIAFSAAYTSEDLTNLAASVEEHYVHPVAEAVVAAAHRLEHPHHFDHQAVQFVVAHGVASVIDGKRVVVGSRHFIEDDEGISTAAHAEVIERLHGEGKTLLYIGFGGELIGVLGLTESVRDNAAQTVARLRALGVRRILMLTGDQPERARALAEELGLDEFRAGLLPEQKAEVLQQLAAEGARIAFVGDGVNDAPALTGALVGIAMHHGADIARLASDITLLEDDFSRVADARALALATRRLIDGNFKLTAGLNTSILGAAAFGLLTPVAASMLHNGSTIAILLRALAGAGLPREPGTRVKRCAAKRSDAGPATATGH from the coding sequence ATGGACGGCGACTGGTTCGTCCGGCTGCAGCCGCTGCACCAAACGCTCGGTCGGGTGCGCTTTCGCTACCGCTGCCGGGCGGGCATGCCGCTCGATGCGCACAGCATCGAATACGAGGTCAGAACCCTCAAGGGCGTGCTGCAGGCGCGCGCCAATCCGGCGGCGCGCTCGCTGGTGGTGGAGTTCGAGCCGGGCGTCACCGACCCCGACAGCCTGGCCGCCGCCATTCTCGCCCTGTCGCCGTCGGGCCTGCCGCTGCCGGCCGCCAACCACCGGCACAGCGAGGCCGCGCGCCTGGGCGCGGTGGCCATGAGCGGCGCTACATTGCTGGCCACCTCCAGCCTGCAGCCGACCCTGCAGGCGCCGGTCGCCTTCGGCGCCGCCGTGCCGCTGCTCGGCGAAGCGGTCGACGACTTTCTCGAGAAGGGCATCACCTCCCATGTGCTGGAAGCTCTCGCCGTGGGCATCTCCATCGGCCGCAGCGATTTTCTCGCCGCCAATACCACTTCCTTTCTACTGGCGCTCGGCGAATACCTCGAGGAGTCCATCGAGCGCCGCTCCGACGAGCTGCTCAAGCACCTGTTGCGCCCGCCGGGCGGCGAGGTGTGGGTCGAGCGCAACGGCGTCGAGACGCTGATCGATGCCGCCGAGGTGCAGGTCGGCGACAGCGTGATCGCCGCCACCGGCACGGTGATCCCGGTGGACGGCACCGTGCTCGGCGGCGAGGCGCTGGTCAACGAGGCGACCATGACCGGCGAGAGCGTGCCGGTGGTACGCCGGCGCGGCGACCGGGTGCTGTCGGCGACCCTGATCGAGGAGGGGCGCCTGCGCATCTACGCCGAGCGGGTCGGCCGGCAGGCCGCCGCCGCGCGGATCGCCGAATTCGTCGAGCAGTCGCTCTCGGTGAAGAGCGAGACCCAGCTCGAGGCCGCGCGCCTGGCCGACCGCCTGGTGCCCATGGTGCTCGGCCTGGCCGGCGCCACCTGGCTGCTGACCGGCGACGGGCAGCGCGTCGCGGCGGTGCTGCAGGCCGACTATTCCTGTGCCTTGAAACTGGCCACGCCGGTGGCCTTCAAGGCGGCGATGTACCGCGCCGGACAGTCGGCGATCCTGATCAAGAGCGCCAAGGCCCTGGAGCGCCTGGCTCGCGCCGACACCTTCGTCTTCGACAAGACCGGCACCCTGACCACCGGCGTGCTCAAGGTGACCGATTCGATCGCCTTCAGCGCCGCCTATACCTCGGAGGACCTGACCAACCTGGCCGCCTCGGTCGAGGAGCATTACGTCCATCCGGTCGCCGAGGCGGTGGTGGCGGCGGCCCACCGCCTCGAACATCCGCACCACTTCGATCACCAGGCCGTGCAGTTCGTGGTCGCCCATGGCGTGGCCAGCGTGATCGACGGCAAGCGCGTCGTGGTCGGCTCGCGGCACTTCATCGAGGACGACGAGGGGATCTCCACCGCGGCCCATGCCGAGGTGATCGAGCGCCTGCACGGCGAAGGCAAGACCCTCCTCTACATCGGCTTCGGCGGCGAGCTGATCGGCGTCCTGGGGCTGACCGAGAGCGTGCGCGACAATGCCGCCCAAACCGTGGCGCGGCTGCGCGCGCTGGGCGTCCGGCGCATCCTGATGCTCACCGGCGACCAGCCGGAGCGCGCCCGTGCGCTGGCCGAGGAGTTGGGCCTCGACGAGTTTCGCGCCGGCCTGCTGCCGGAGCAGAAGGCCGAGGTGCTGCAGCAACTCGCCGCCGAGGGCGCGCGCATCGCCTTCGTCGGCGACGGGGTGAACGACGCGCCGGCGCTGACCGGCGCCCTGGTCGGCATCGCCATGCACCATGGCGCCGACATCGCCCGCCTGGCTTCCGACATCACCTTGCTGGAAGACGATTTTTCCCGGGTCGCCGACGCCCGTGCCCTGGCGCTGGCCACCCGGCGGCTGATCGACGGCAACTTCAAGCTCACCGCCGGCCTCAACACCAGCATCCTCGGTGCGGCGGCCTTCGGCCTGCTGACCCCGGTGGCCGCCTCGATGCTGCACAACGGCAGCACCATCGCCATCCTCCTGCGCGCGCTGGCCGGCGCCGGCCTGCCGCGCGAGCCCGGGACCCGGGTGAAACGCTGCGCCGCGAAGCGTTCCGATGCCGGACCCGCGACCGCCACAGGCCACTGA
- a CDS encoding aspartate aminotransferase family protein, translating to MNRPLEIPTLSVAGLDLRAHWMPFTANRNFQRDPRLVVAAQGNYLTDAEGRQVYDSLSGLWCCGAGHGRREIAEAVARQLGTLDYSPGFQFGHPLSFRLAERIAGLTPAGLDHVFFTNSGSECADTALKIARAYWRLKGKAGKTRLIGRARGYHGVNVGGTALGGIVGNRKAFGPLLDVDHLPHTLLAENAFSRGLPAHGGAALADGLLRLIELHDASNIAAVIVEPMSGSAGVLVPPEGYLARLREICDRHEILLIFDEVITGFGRTGALFGAERFGVTPDILNLAKQLTNGAIPMGAVVVSGAIYDTFMQQDLPEHAVEFAHGYTYSAHPVACAAALATLELLERESLVQQAAELAPHFENALHGLRGARHILDIRNCGLAGALQLAPRDGDALIRPFEAAMQLWRRGFYVRFGGDTLQFGPPFTSSASELDRLFDAVGEVLGGLD from the coding sequence ATGAATCGACCGCTGGAAATCCCCACCCTCTCCGTCGCCGGACTTGACCTGCGCGCCCACTGGATGCCCTTCACCGCCAACCGCAACTTCCAGCGCGACCCGCGCCTGGTGGTCGCGGCGCAGGGCAATTACCTGACCGACGCCGAAGGCCGGCAGGTCTACGACAGCCTCTCCGGCCTCTGGTGCTGCGGCGCCGGGCACGGCCGCCGGGAGATCGCCGAGGCGGTGGCGCGCCAGCTCGGCACCCTCGACTACTCCCCCGGCTTCCAGTTCGGCCACCCGCTGTCCTTCCGCCTGGCGGAGCGGATCGCCGGCCTGACCCCGGCCGGCCTCGACCACGTGTTCTTCACCAACTCCGGCTCGGAATGCGCCGACACCGCGCTGAAGATCGCCCGCGCCTACTGGCGCCTGAAGGGCAAGGCCGGCAAGACCAGACTGATCGGCCGCGCCCGCGGCTACCACGGAGTCAACGTCGGCGGCACCGCCCTGGGCGGCATCGTCGGCAACCGCAAGGCCTTCGGCCCGCTGCTGGACGTCGACCACCTGCCGCACACCCTGCTCGCCGAGAACGCCTTCAGCCGCGGCCTGCCCGCGCACGGCGGCGCGGCGCTGGCCGACGGGCTGCTCCGGCTGATCGAGCTGCACGACGCCTCGAACATCGCCGCGGTGATCGTCGAGCCGATGTCCGGCTCGGCCGGCGTCCTGGTCCCGCCCGAGGGCTACCTTGCGCGGCTGCGGGAGATCTGCGACCGCCACGAGATCCTGCTGATCTTCGACGAGGTCATCACCGGTTTCGGCCGCACCGGCGCGCTGTTCGGCGCCGAGCGCTTCGGCGTGACGCCGGACATCCTCAACCTGGCCAAGCAGCTCACCAACGGCGCCATCCCCATGGGCGCGGTGGTGGTCAGCGGGGCGATCTACGACACCTTCATGCAGCAGGACCTGCCCGAGCACGCGGTGGAGTTTGCCCATGGCTACACCTACTCGGCCCACCCGGTCGCCTGTGCCGCCGCCCTCGCCACGCTCGAGCTGCTGGAGCGCGAGAGCCTGGTGCAGCAGGCGGCGGAGCTGGCCCCCCACTTCGAGAACGCCCTGCACGGCCTGCGCGGTGCGCGGCACATCCTCGACATCCGCAACTGCGGCCTGGCCGGCGCCCTGCAGCTCGCCCCGCGCGACGGCGATGCCCTGATCCGGCCCTTCGAGGCGGCCATGCAGCTCTGGCGGCGGGGCTTTTACGTGCGCTTCGGCGGCGATACCCTGCAGTTCGGCCCCCCCTTCACCAGCTCCGCCAGCGAACTCGACCGCCTGTTCGACGCCGTGGGCGAGGTGCTCGGCGGGCTCGACTAA
- the feoB gene encoding Fe(2+) transporter permease subunit FeoB, which yields MKDLYLIALVGNPNCGKTTLFNALTGSHQRVGNWPGVTVERKSGEYLFRGLRFEVVDLPGTYSLDVTDQEVSLDEKLARDYVHGSEADLVINIVDAANLERNLYLTSQLVEMRVPLLVVLNMVDVAEARGMTLDARALVERLGCPVVPVVASEGEGIEKLKAAIAEAVAERRGATAEVAYAAALEEAIAALAPQLAATAAHAGTSTRWLAVRLLEGDDLARQTAGSALSGQAQALAAKLGEDLDIQVADARYGLANRLAGEVVGVGGRVGRDLTEHIDRVVLNRALGIPIFLAMMYLMFMLTINLGGAFIDFFEQLVGVLLVDGLGALLASLGAPGWLVLLLAQGVGGGLRVVASFIPIIGFLFLSLSLLEDSGYMARAAFVMDRFMRWIGLPGKSFVPLLVGFGCTVPAIMATRTLEHRRDRLMTIAMAHFMSCGARLPVYVLLAAAFFPEGAQNVVFGLYLIGIAVAVLTGLVLKNTLLQGEATPFIMELPPYHVPTVRGVLIHAWDRLKRFIFRAGRVIVPMVLVVNVLNALGTDGSYSNENSDRSVLAAVGRGVAPAFAPLGLDEDNWPAVVGIFTGVLAKEAIVGTLNAAYASLAAGSQDAGERSPLALGAGIAAAFATIPANLAALFDGWLKLLPGSTSWRRDVAGIEAQSQSLPEADQARTSSVFGAMASRFDGRAGAFAYLLFILLYMPCTSATATVYQESGPRWTLFVALWTTGLAYGVSTLFYQAATLTRHPLSSLVWIGALLMFFGLVLYAMRRFAGRGAPAAVPQRT from the coding sequence ATGAAGGACCTCTACCTGATCGCCCTGGTCGGCAATCCCAACTGCGGCAAGACCACCCTGTTCAACGCCCTGACCGGCTCGCACCAGCGGGTCGGCAACTGGCCGGGGGTGACGGTCGAGCGCAAGAGTGGCGAATACCTGTTTCGCGGGCTGCGCTTCGAGGTCGTGGACCTGCCGGGCACCTACTCGCTGGACGTGACCGACCAGGAGGTCTCCCTCGACGAGAAGCTCGCCCGCGACTATGTCCACGGCAGCGAGGCCGATCTGGTGATCAACATCGTCGACGCCGCCAACCTGGAGCGCAACCTCTACCTGACCAGCCAGCTCGTCGAGATGCGCGTGCCGCTGCTGGTGGTGCTCAACATGGTCGACGTGGCCGAGGCCCGGGGCATGACGCTGGATGCCAGGGCCCTGGTCGAGCGCCTGGGCTGCCCGGTGGTGCCGGTGGTCGCCTCCGAGGGCGAGGGCATCGAGAAGCTCAAGGCGGCCATCGCCGAGGCCGTCGCCGAACGCCGCGGCGCGACCGCCGAGGTCGCCTACGCGGCGGCGCTGGAGGAGGCGATCGCTGCCCTGGCACCGCAGCTGGCGGCGACCGCCGCCCATGCCGGCACCTCGACGCGCTGGCTGGCGGTGCGCCTGCTGGAGGGCGACGATCTCGCCCGGCAGACCGCCGGCAGTGCGCTGAGCGGGCAGGCGCAGGCGCTTGCCGCGAAGCTGGGCGAGGACCTCGACATCCAGGTGGCCGATGCCCGCTACGGGCTGGCCAACCGCCTGGCCGGCGAGGTGGTCGGCGTCGGCGGCCGGGTCGGGCGCGACCTCACCGAGCACATCGACCGCGTGGTGCTCAACCGCGCCCTGGGCATCCCGATCTTTCTGGCGATGATGTATCTGATGTTCATGCTCACCATCAACCTCGGCGGCGCCTTCATCGATTTCTTCGAGCAGCTCGTCGGGGTGCTGCTGGTCGACGGTCTGGGTGCGCTGCTGGCCAGTCTCGGCGCGCCGGGCTGGCTGGTGCTGCTGCTGGCGCAGGGCGTCGGCGGCGGCCTGCGGGTGGTGGCGTCCTTCATTCCGATAATCGGCTTTCTGTTCCTGTCCCTGTCGCTGCTGGAGGATTCCGGCTACATGGCCCGGGCCGCCTTCGTGATGGACCGCTTCATGCGCTGGATCGGCCTGCCGGGCAAGTCCTTCGTGCCGCTCCTGGTCGGCTTCGGCTGCACGGTGCCGGCGATCATGGCGACCCGCACCCTGGAACACCGCCGCGACCGCCTGATGACCATCGCCATGGCGCACTTCATGTCCTGCGGCGCCCGCCTGCCGGTCTATGTGCTGCTGGCCGCGGCCTTCTTCCCCGAGGGTGCGCAGAACGTGGTGTTCGGCCTGTACCTGATCGGCATTGCGGTGGCGGTGCTGACCGGGCTGGTGCTGAAGAACACCCTGCTGCAGGGCGAGGCCACGCCCTTCATCATGGAGTTGCCGCCCTACCATGTGCCGACCGTGCGGGGCGTGCTGATCCATGCCTGGGACCGCCTGAAGCGCTTCATCTTTCGCGCCGGGCGGGTGATCGTGCCCATGGTACTGGTGGTGAACGTGCTCAATGCGCTGGGCACCGACGGCAGTTACAGCAATGAGAACAGCGACCGATCGGTGCTGGCCGCCGTGGGCCGCGGCGTCGCACCGGCCTTCGCGCCGCTGGGGCTGGACGAGGACAACTGGCCGGCGGTGGTCGGCATCTTCACCGGCGTGCTGGCCAAGGAGGCGATAGTGGGCACCCTGAACGCCGCCTATGCGTCCCTGGCGGCAGGCTCGCAGGATGCCGGCGAGAGGTCACCCCTCGCCCTGGGCGCCGGCATCGCCGCCGCCTTCGCGACCATCCCCGCCAACCTCGCCGCGCTGTTCGACGGCTGGCTCAAGCTGCTGCCGGGCAGCACTTCCTGGCGCCGGGATGTCGCCGGCATCGAGGCGCAGAGCCAGAGCCTGCCGGAGGCGGATCAGGCCCGAACCAGCAGCGTCTTCGGTGCCATGGCGAGCCGCTTCGACGGGCGTGCCGGCGCCTTCGCCTACCTGCTGTTCATTCTGCTCTACATGCCCTGCACCTCGGCAACCGCGACGGTCTACCAGGAGTCCGGTCCGCGCTGGACGCTGTTCGTGGCGCTCTGGACCACCGGGCTGGCCTATGGCGTGTCGACCCTGTTCTACCAGGCGGCGACCCTGACCCGTCACCCGCTGTCTTCGCTGGTCTGGATCGGTGCGCTGCTGATGTTCTTCGGCCTGGTGCTGTACGCCATGCGCCGTTTCGCCGGGCGCGGCGCCCCGGCAGCTGTTCCCCAGCGAACCTGA
- a CDS encoding glutaredoxin family protein: MGAERVSLLCRLVLLFLLAGPPSAFAEPPADHAGEQTVEVFVRDGCPHCSVAKAFLAELAAERPELRIVLRPVDRDAAAREDLLRISRKAGVWPSGVPTFVIGERVLVGFDAAGRTSAELVALLDRQALPVDSLETGLFGTLSVERLGLLLFTLALGLLDGFNPCAMWLLLFLLSLLVRLHDRRRMALVAGTFVLAGGAVYYAFLTAWLNLFLLVGVSAALARLLGGLALLIGALNLRDGLRPGGDFTLSIPAAAKPGLYARLRAILQAERLLPALAGVAVLALLVNVVELLCTAGFPALYTAILARQDLTPAAHYAYLGLYVLG; the protein is encoded by the coding sequence ATGGGCGCTGAGCGAGTGTCGCTGCTGTGCCGGCTGGTGCTGCTGTTTCTGCTCGCAGGCCCGCCTTCGGCGTTCGCCGAACCGCCAGCGGACCACGCCGGGGAGCAGACGGTCGAGGTGTTCGTGCGCGACGGCTGTCCGCACTGCAGCGTGGCCAAGGCCTTTCTCGCCGAGCTGGCCGCCGAGCGCCCCGAGCTGCGCATCGTCCTGCGCCCGGTGGACCGCGATGCCGCGGCGCGCGAGGATCTCTTGCGGATTTCCCGCAAGGCCGGCGTCTGGCCGTCCGGCGTGCCGACCTTCGTGATCGGCGAACGGGTGCTGGTCGGCTTCGACGCTGCCGGGCGCACCAGCGCCGAGCTGGTCGCGCTGCTCGATCGGCAAGCGTTGCCTGTCGATTCGCTCGAAACCGGGCTGTTCGGCACCCTCAGCGTGGAGCGCCTGGGGCTGCTGCTGTTCACCCTGGCCCTCGGCCTGCTCGACGGCTTCAATCCCTGCGCGATGTGGCTGCTGCTGTTTCTTCTCTCGCTCCTGGTGCGCCTGCACGACCGCCGGCGCATGGCGCTGGTCGCCGGCACCTTCGTGCTGGCCGGCGGCGCGGTCTACTACGCCTTCCTGACCGCCTGGCTCAACCTGTTCCTGCTGGTCGGCGTCTCCGCGGCGCTGGCCCGGCTGCTCGGCGGCCTGGCCCTGCTGATCGGTGCGCTCAATCTCCGGGACGGACTGCGGCCGGGCGGCGACTTCACGCTGTCGATACCGGCCGCGGCCAAGCCCGGGCTCTATGCCCGCCTGCGTGCCATCCTGCAGGCCGAGCGGCTGCTGCCGGCGCTCGCCGGCGTCGCCGTGCTGGCGCTGCTGGTGAACGTCGTCGAGCTGCTGTGCACCGCAGGCTTCCCGGCGCTCTACACGGCGATCCTCGCCCGCCAGGACCTGACTCCGGCCGCCCACTATGCCTACCTGGGCCTGTATGTGCTGGGCTAG